The window AAACAGACGGCGTGGTCGTCGGCGACGAACTGCTGGCGCAACTCCTCTGCGCCGACGCCGGGTTCGTCGAGGTAGACCGACGCCTCGGTTCGTCCCTCGAGGCATTCGGCGTACCGGGCCGCCTCGCCGTAGTTCGGGAAGAACGCGAGGGTGTTTCCGGGAGTCATCCTGACGGCGTCGTGGATGCCGTCTGCCACCGCGGCCTGCACCTCCGGATCGTCCCGTGCTGAGGCGAAGAGAGCCGGCGTCTCGACGGCGTAGGTGCGCCGACGCTCCGGGGGGAACTGGAGCCCGTACGCCATCGTGACGCACTCCTCGAGACCGAGGACGTTCTCTGTGACCTCGAAGGGCTGGAGGGTCGCGCTCATCAGGACGGTGCCGGAAACCTCCTCGAACAGTTGGCCGGTGACGTGACGCGGGAGACAGCTGTAGAGTTCGGCGCGACCGTAGATTTCGTCGGTTCCGGAGTCCCGGCGGACGGAGACGACTGGATACAGCCCCTGATCGCCGCCCTCGTTCATCCAGGCGTTGACGAACGCGCCGGCCTGGAGGGTCTGACACTCCGTTCGCGTGGCCGTTTCGCCCTCACGGTAGGCCTCCTCGTACTCCTCGTCGAGTTGCTGGCCGAGTTGCATCGCCGCCTCGAGATCTGGACCGATTCCCTGCCCGGCGTAGCGCTGGAGGAACTCAAGGGTGAGGTCGTCCCGGCGATCTTCGTTGCTGATCGGGACGTCCTCCCAGTTCTCGCCGATCCGTTCGCGCTCGCCGAAGCCGAAGCTATCCTCGTAGGTCTCGACGAGAGCATCGCGGAACGCCTCGAACACGTTCGCGGCGTCGTCGGCCCGTGGATCGCTCGCTTCGGCCAGTTCGTCGAGCGCCGAGTCGAACGTCCGTTCCGAGCAGGCGCGGCTGGCGTGGTCGCGGGCGGCGTCCTCGACGTTGTGGGCCTCGTCGAAGACGGCGATGACGTCCTCGGGGTCGCGACCCAACCAGCGGAAGAACTGCTCGCGGATCATCGGATCGAGCAGATGGTGGTAGTTACAGACGACCAGGTCGACGCCCTCGAGTCCCTCCTTCAGGAGTTCGTAGCCACAGAGTTCCCGCTGGTCGGCGTACTCGTAAATCTCGTCGGGGGTGCGGACGTCCTCGAACAGCCACTCGAAGAAGTCGTCGGTGGCCTCGGTATCGAGCAGGTTGTTTCGATAGTGATCACAGACGTTCGCCTCCTCGAGGTCGTCGATCCGTTCCTCGAGGCTCTCGAGTTCGTCCATGACGGCGCTGCGGGCGTCGGCGGCGGCGGCGCTGCCGCCCTGGCTCGCCTCGAGCAACTCGCGCTGGCGGCGCTCGAGCTGGGCGTAGTCGGATTCTGTGTCGACGAGCGCGCGGGTGTTGTCCCGCAACGCCTGACACTCCTCGTAGCCGACGTCGATGTGGCACATCGATGCCTTCCCCTTGAAGACGACTGCACGGATGGACTCCTCGCGGGTGATCGCTCGGGCTTCGGCGATGAACTGGCGCATCTGCTGGTGGACGTTCGTCGTGATGACCACCGTCTTCCCCTGCTCGCGGGCGACCTCGAGGGCGGGGACGAGCGCCGAGAGGGTCTTTCCGGTGCCACAGGCCCCCTCGAAGAGCACGTTCTGCCCGCGAACGAGGGTGTTGTAGATACGATCCATCGCCTCGCGTTGGTTTGCGTACGGCTCTTCGTAGGGGAAAAACCGCAGGTACTCGCCCACGTCTGACACGCTGGGTGGTTGGGTGCCCATCGGATAAAAGGTCTCTGCTGAAAGTCTCCTTATCTGATATTTGGTGGGGTCGCCACGCGAGCAGGCGCGAGTACTCGGGGGGAGCTTTTTTCGTCCCACTCTCCGTCTCGACAGTCGTGCGTCTGGTTCAGATCACCATCCCAACGGGAAAACGCGATACGGTTCGTCGGTTGCTCGAGGACGAGGGACTCGAGTACACCATGACAGACGAAACGAGTCGGCGTGAGTTCGAAGCCGTTGCGTACGTCCCGCTTCCGCAGCCGGCCGTCGAACCGGTGATGGACAAACTCCGGGCGCTCGGTATGTCTGACGACGCTATTACCGTCGTCGTCGAGGCCAGCACGGTCGTCTCAGAGCGGTTCGAGGAACTCGCCGAGCGCTACGCCGAGGAGAACGACGAGGATCGAATCGGCCGCGAGGAGTTGCGATCGAGCGCGGCCGATCTGATGCCGACGACGCGAAACTATCTCATCCTGACCATCGTGAGTGCCGTCGTCGCGACGGCCGGGCTGTTGCTCAATTCGGCCGCCGTCGTCGTCGGTTCGATGGTGATCGCGCCGCTGGTCGGCCCAGCGCTGTCCGCCAGCGTCGGCACCGTTATCGACGACCACGGCCTGCGGGTTCGGGGTGTGACGTTACAGGCGCTCGGAATCGGCTGTGCGATCGCCAGCGCCGCCATCTTCGCCGGCTTCGTCCAGATGGCGAATCTCGTCCCTCCAGGGATCGAGATACTCGATATCGATCAGATTCGCGAACGCCTCGCGCCGGACTTTCTGGCGCTCGCCATCGCTCTCGGGGCCGGGGTCGCCGGAGCCGTGAGTCTCTCGACGGGCGTCTCGGCGGCGATCGTCGGCGTCATGATCGCCGTTGCCCTGATCCCACCTGCCGCAGTCGTCGGGATCGCTCTCGCCTGGGGCGATACGACGCTCGCCCTCGGCTCAGGCGTGTTCGTTCTCGTCAACGTCCTCTCGATCAACATGGCAGCGCTCGCAGTACTCTGGTACCAGGGCTACCGACCGGAGACCTGGTTCCGCACTTCCACCGCTCGCGTGGAGACGTTGACCCGAATCGGCGTGCTCGCCGTCGTCATCCTCGTTCTCTCGGTGTTTCTTGCCGGCGTTACCTTCGCGAGTTACGAAGGTGCCCTCGCCGAAGAGGAGATCCGCGGTGAAGCCGCAGCAGTCATCGACGAACACCAGGGACTCGTCCTGATGGACGTGACCGTCGAACAGAGCGACCATCCACTCCGTGGCACGCCGGAAACCGTCGTCCTCACGGTAGGCAAGGCTGAATCAGTCGATTCGCCGCCGATTGCACACGAACTGCAGGAACGACTCGAGTCGGAGCCACGGGTGGAGGTGCACTTCGTCGAGGTGCAGGTCAGAGAATGAGCGGTTGAGAGACGACACGCGGAAGCGAGTCGGTGTTCAACCGCCCGCGTTCGAGGGGTGAACCGGAATTCCAACCTCGTGGGAACGAGCGACGGCCCCTACCCCCTTGGGCCCGAACGTGTTCATATGAACTCGACCGACCGACTCTCTCGCCGACGAACGTTGCAACTGACTGGACTCGCCGGAACGGCGCTGCTCGCAGGCTGTCAGGCACCGGTTCAACAGACCGAACCCGAGGCTGACGACGCAGAGGGCGACGAACCAGTGGGATGGGAGAACGTCGAGGAGATCGTTCTCGAGGGACACTTCGACCACTGGATCGGCGTCGAACCGCCGGAGATCGCCGACGAGGAGAACCCCACGTTGGTGCTGTACGCCGGTCGCGAGTACGAACTGACCTGGGAGAACGGCGACGGTGACTTCCACAATCTCGTAATTTGGGACGAGGACGATAACGCCCTCGAGGAGACCGACTACACGGACGAGGAGGGTGCGACTGAGACGCTGACGTTCGAAGCCAGTGAGGAGATGGTTCGGTTCGTCTGTGCACCACACGTGCCGACGATGGACGGAGCTATCGAGGTTCGAACCGAGTAACAGCGGTCGTGAAATGAGGCAGGTGCTACACTCGAGCGCCAGCCTTGGCGTTACTCGTTGTCGTCGGTCTCCGGAACGGACAGCGCCACATCGGCCGGTGCATCGTGTGCACTCGAGGCCCGAACCCGGACGGTCGCATACTCGAGGGCTTCCTCGAACGTCTCCGGGCCGTCGTACCGAGCGCCAAAGAGCGACATGAATCGCTGGGCGAGTTCGTTCGCCCGCTCGAACCGCAACACCGACCGGATCGTCTCGTGTTCGACGAAATCGAGTCCCGGGTAGGCCGTCGTCGTGATCGCGTACCCTGGTTGGTCGCCGCAGTCGATCGAGGCGGGTGCGACCCTGAGGCGCAGGTCTCCGGCATCGTGACGGTAGGTCACGTACGCCATCTCCCGGTCGCGGTCGGCGGGCGTGTACTGGCGGGCGTGTTCGATCGTCCAGTCGGTGGCCACGTCCTCGTAAGCCATCGGAGGCGTTTCTTCGTGTTTCGTCTGGGGCACGTCCTCGCCGATCATCACTCACGTGTAACTCGCCGAAGACGACGTTCGTACCGACTCGAGCAATATTCACGACGGATTCCATCAATTTTGATCTAACGTTGGGTTCTTGCTCCCTCTTCCCTCATATGTCCGCACATTCGTACACTCGTGTTCTGCTCTGGTGGGTTGTGCCTGGTGAGACGATCCACTATCCCGTGTTGTGTGGGTGCTGTCGTTTCCTCGGCGTGTCGCGTTAGGGGCCATACCCGGTCATTTGGCTGGGAGCGAATCGACCGGTTTTCTGTTGCTTTCTTCGACCGTAGTTGTTCGCTGTGAAACGATTCCAGGTGCGTATTTCGTCACCGAAACGATGCTACAGACTGCGTAGTAAACTGATATGAATCCGTTCAATCGGCCGTATGAATCGATCAAGTCGACGCCGATTCCTGCACCGAACTGGGCTGACGATCGCCGCCGGCAGCGTCCTGGCTGCGTCTGGCGGTGGAGCAACCGCGGTCGCATCGTCGGCGAGGGCGGATAGCCACGACTGGCCCTCACTCGGCGGGAACCCGGGCAACAATCCCCTGGTTCCAACCGACCCACACCCGGGTGAGACGGCCGACGTCGCCTGGTCGTACGAGCACGGAGAACCGGGTGGATATTCGACGGATACGGGTGCACTCGCGGTCGCCGGCGGAACGGTGTTACTCACGACCGAAGACGGCGAGGTTCACGCGGTCGATACCGCCGACGGCTCCCTCGAGTGGCGCACCGATCCCATCGGCGCGACGGGAACGCCGGCGGTGATCGGCGACTTCGTTTACGTGGGCGGCGAACGCTTGTCGAAGATCGACGCCGACACCGGCCAGATCTGTTGCCAGACCCGCCTGGGATACGACGAGGAGATTCCGTCGCCGACGGTCGCTGACGGCATCGTATTCGTCGTCGGCGACGGGGTTCTCTACGCCATCGAGGCCAGCGAGAACGCGGAACGGTGGCGCTTCGATCCGCCCGGTGACCCGCTGTACGAACAGCCGGTCGCCGTCGGCGACGGCGCGGTGATCGCCACCAGCGAATCCCGTGCGTTCGCCCTCGAACTCGAGGACGGCACCGAGCGCTGGGTCGACGACGCGTCGGTAGGAGAGAGCGACGATGTCGTGTTCGCGGGGACGAACGACCGGCAGACCGTCTTCCCCGTCGCAACTGACGACTTGGTCGCGATCGGCAGCGTAGACCGGGAGCAATCCGGCATGTGGCCCATCGGTTACACGACGCTCTATGACCTCGAAACCGGCGAGAAGCGCGTCGTCGGTGAGTCGCCGTCGTGGGATTCCGGGGCGATCACCGACGAACGATTCTACGGACTCGATTCCCACAATCTCCGGGGATACGATCAGGGAACTGGAGAGGAGACATGGTCGACCGAGGTCAGCACCTACCACGTATCGTCGGTCGTCGTCACCGAGGAGACCGTGTATGCGGGGCTGCTGATCGACGGTGAGGCCTACGCACCCGAGGATCAGCCCGAGCCGGAGGTCGGTGTCTACGCGTTCGACGCCGAGACGGGCGACGTCGAGTGGACTGTCTCCACAGATGGCGTCCCGGCGCTCGCGCTCGTGGACGGAACGCTCTATGCGGCCAGCACCAGGGACGTGGTCGCGATTCGAGACGAATCAGAAACCGACGCCGGCGGCGACGATTCTGATGATGCTGACGACACTGATGACGAGCACGAAAGTGATGAGCACTCGAGTGACGACACCGACACCGACTCCGACTCCGACTCCAACGACGCCGACGGCGATGACGATACAGACACTGGAACCGACGACGCGACGGACGACGATCAAACGACTACCTCGACGGACGACCCCGCGAGCGAAGGAACGGCGTCGGCCGGCGAAGAAACCGACGACCCGACGCCCGGATTCACGACGGGGGCCGGCATCGCCGGCGGGGCTCTCACCCTCGAGTGGCTCCGACGTCGGGTTAGCGGTGACGAACCCGAGTAAGTCGCTACAAGGCGGTAGACTGGCACCATGACATCCTCCTCGCCGTGAACGGCGAGGTTTCCTCGCGCTGGGGGTATCGCTTACCGACCCACGGAGGCAACTTGCGGGTTCGTATGCTCCTCGTTGAGAACTGAGCGTGGTGACTCTGACCAATCATCGTCGTCCCACTTGAGGCATACAGGCCGTGCCATCGACCGTGTTACCGTCGTCTGCCGTTGACGAGACGCTCCGCGTCTCGTTCGCCAACCAGAACTCGGAGAGTTCTGGTGACGTCTCAAGAACGATTCACTTGCCACGAGGTCGGCGTGCCCCTCGAAACTACACGAACACGTCAGCGTATCCTGATGCCGAATTGTGTCCTCTGTCGAACCACAGTTCGGACACGTCTGACTCGTCCACGCTTCCGACCGAACTTCTACCGACATGCCGTATTCTTCGGCGGTACACGCCAGTCGGTTCAAGAACGCTCTGAACGCCCAGAAGTTGTGTGTCTTCACGTTCGCCTCCACCGACCAGTGAGTTTCCAACACATCGGTCAAATCGCCAACGTACACCATTGAAACGCCTTCTTCGTACAGGCGTTCGATGAGGTTCCGAGCAAGCGCGTCCCGTGCGTGGTCACACCGCTTTGTACGTCGGTCGTACAGGCGTCGGATACGGTGACTACTGTATCGACTGTCCTTCAACAGTGATTGGAGGCGGGCGATTTCTCGCGTGGCTTCGCGGAATCTGTCGAACAGGTCACGTCCTTCGTACAGGTATTGCTTGCCGGTCGTTGTTGTGCAGGCAACGATGTTGTTCGCACCGATGTCCAGAGCGGCTTCTTCCGAAGCCAGTGGTTGTGCCAGTCGAGAATGATTTTCGCTGATTGTGACTGGCTGAAAGGCCCTGAACGTCTGTGCTTGCTCGTCGTAGAACAACTCTAAAGGGCGGGGACTCTCTCCTTGATTCAGGTAGCTGAACGTCCGTTGCAATTTTTCGTGGGTGAAAACGGACGCCTCGAACGCTCTCGAACACTCCCTCGACGGCTCAGTGGTCGGCTCGTGGGTACTCCGCTGTGAACACGTCTTCCACGAGTGGCTCGCCCGTCCCTTCGACCGCCGTCTCGCCAGCTTCGACGCTCGAGTCCTCGCCGGCCGGACTCACGCTCCCCGTCCGGTAGCCGTGGAGGTCGAGCGTGACGTGGTCGAATCCGAGGTCTGTCAGGGGGTCACGGATCGACTCGACGAACGACGGATCGAGGGCTGCCTCGAGTTCTTCCGGGGCGATTTCTATGCGGGCGAGGCCGTCGTGGTCGCGCACGCGGAACTGTTCGAAGCCCCACTGGTGGACGAGCGCCTCGGCGCGTTCGATCCGGCTGAGGCGATCCTCAGTCACGGCCAGCCCCGTCGGGATGCGTGAGGAGAGACACGCCATCGATGGCTTGTCCGCGACCGAGAGACCGTACTGGTCGGCGACCTCGCGCACCTCGTCCTTCGAGAAGTCGTGGGTGAGCAGCGGGGAGTGCACCTCGAGTTCCTCGACGGCGCGGAGTCCCGGTCGGTGGCCCGCAACCGGATCGTCTGCGTTCGTCCCGTCACAGACCGTCTCGATACCGAGCTCGCGAGCGCGCTCGAGCATCTTCCCGAGTCGCATCGTCCGGCAGTGATAACAGCGCTCGTCGTCGTTCGCGATGAAGGCGTCGCTGTCGAGTTCGGAGAATTCGACGATCTCGTGACGGATACCGATCTCCTCGGCGACGCGTCTGGCGTCCTCGAGTTCGGCCGCCGGGAGGGTCTCGCTCTTTGCCGTACACGCCACGGCGTTCTCGCCGAGGGCGTCGTGGGCGAGGGCGGCTACCGTACTCGAGTCGACGCCGCCGGAGAAGGCGACGAGGACGCCGTCGTGTGTTGCGAGGTCGGCGAGGGCGGCCTCGCGTTTGTCCTCGATGGTTGTCATACCCTTCGTTTGGTTCGAACGGCAAAAAGCGCGTTGTAACTGGCTTCTTCCCATTGGCTGCCCGACGTCGGTACAAACAGTTGTCGACTGCGCGACGAACAGCCTACATCAGTCGTCACGAACACTTGTCGACCGCCGTCACGAACACGTGTCGATCGCCGTCTCGAGCACGTCGAGATCGCTATCGAGCCTGACCCGCATGACGTCGCCGCCGACGGGCATCCGTACCTCGAGCCGATACGGATCGCGGCCGACGATTCTGGTGTACTCGTCGCTGACACACCACGGCAGCGTCCAGTATGGTCGCTCGTCGAGGCTGACGCCGCGCTCACGGTGAAAACTGACGACCTCGGAGTGATCGAGCAGGCGCAAACCGGCGGCTGAGCAGAGGGTGTGCCCACACTGGACGCACTCGTGGTCGACGCGGACGTCGACGCCGAGACAGCACCCTTCCTCGCCCTCCTCGACGATGTGCGTCTCCATCCGGCCGCTACACTCCGGACAGACGCCGTCGGCGGCGAGGCAGTGGAGGTGGCGAACCCGATTGTCGAACGCCTCGGTCACCTCCTCGTGCGTCCGGTCGTTCAGTCCACCAGGCGGGAACGAGTACTCGCCGTGACGTTGCCCGCAGTCGGTGCACTCGATGGCCAGTCGTTCGTCCGAGTAGACGCCCTGGAGCGGGCCGCCGCAGGTGACACAGCCGCCCTGGACGGGAAACGGATCGAGGCGGGGATGCTCGTTGAACGAGCCGGCGATCACGGCGTGGACGACCTTCTCGCCGGCGTGTTTGAAGTCGTACCCGCCGTCGACCTGGTCGATGAAATGACCCGAGAGCTTCTGGAGGTGGTAGTTGAACTGCGCCGAATCACGCATCTCGACGGCTCGACGCAGTTCGGAGAACGAAACCGGCCGCTCCTCGGCAGCCCACAGCGCCTCGAGAATCGAGAGTCGCGTCTCGTTGCTAATCAGCGCGAACGCCTCCGCCGGGTCGAGGCAGTCGGTACACTCGAGGATAGTCGACTCGCTCGAGGTGTCGGGGTGGCTCATACGTGATGCTCAATTGGCATCGACTAAAGCGTTCGCTGAAGCTCGTTTTTGTAAAATGTGTGATGGGTCTGGATAGCAAGCGAGCCAGACGATTTATCGCTGGTTGTCACTTATCAATCCGCGTGAATCGATTCGGGACTCGAGCGAGCGTCTTCGCGCTTGTCTGCGTCGTCGTGATGCTCACGGTAGTCGGCGGCGGGGTCGACACCGGTGCCGTTGTCGGTGACGAGCATGGGAGTAACGACGACCGGATACCCGCCAGCGGTGTCGACCATCGAGACGGCCAGGCCTGGTCAGCCCACTCGAGTCACGTTCTCACTCACTCCGACCACGACGAGGCACCTGACCCAGCGGACGGCGAGGTGGCCGACGACGGCGAACTCGAGACCGCGTACTTCCTGATCAGGTACCACGCGGACTACGCGGACGAGGCGGAAACGATCGCCGCCGTCGCCGACGACCACTACGTCGTCCTCCACCAGAAGTTCGGACTCGAGTTGCCCGAGCACCGGACGCAACTCATCGTCGGCCCTCGCGAGAATCAGCCCTGTGACGCCGTCGGCTGTGTCGACCCGCTCAACCGGGTATGGGTGTCGACGGACTCAAGGTCGCTGCTTCACCACGAACTGGTGCACACGATCCAGTTGCGCGAACACTGGTCACCGTTGAACCAGCTTTCCGACCCCGACCCGGGCGAGGGCATGTTCATCGAGGGTACCGCGAAGTACCTCGACGCCTCGGCTGCCCAGATCGAGCGCTCGGCCAGGTTTGATCCCGACGCGATCGACTTGACGTCGTATCCGGAGGGCAGCACCGAGTACGCCGAGCGGGCGCTGTTCGTCGAGTTCGTGATCGAGACCTACGGCCGCGAGGCGTTCGACGCGCTCTATCTCGAGGGCTCCGTCGCGGGGCTCGAAGCGGCGACGGGGGCGTCCTTCGCCGACCTTCGCGCAGACTTCGACGTCCACCTCGATGCCCAACAACAACGCCTGCGCGACGGCGGCGCACCGCTGCCGGCGTTCACCTACGACCCGATCGAACCCGAACCCGAGCAGGAGGTTACCCTCGACGCCCGGACGCCCGACGCAGTCGCCGCCATCGGCCGGACGTGGTACCCTACGGAGCCGGACGCGTTCGCCTGGGATCTCACCGGCGACGGCGAGGTCGACGCGACCGGGCCTACGGCGACGCTCGAGGTGCCGACGACCGGCGAGTGGCCAGCCGAGGTAACGCTCCTGGTCGAAATCGACGGGGAAACCCACGCGGCGACCCAGCGGATCGTCCTCTCTGGCGAGCCGTCGATCGGGGTCGCGGACGCGGCCGTTCCCGATCGCCTCGAGCCCGAGGAGACGGTGTCGGCGACGGTAACCGTCGTAAACGACGATCCCAGACCGACGAGTGACACGCTCGAACTCGTTGTGGGTGACGAACGGGTCGCCTCCACTACCGTGGAGCTGGCACCCGGCGAGGAGCGGACGGTCGAGCTCGAGGGCACCGTCTCCGGCCTCGAGGCGGGCACCTACAGCCTCCGGATCACCGGGTCGGACGAAGATGCCGGTCTCGAGGGGTCGATCGTCCTCGAGGATGGCGGCGATTCCGCGGCCGATACTGACGCGGACGTGGACGGTGACCTCGGTGACGAGGACGGTTCGGGCGTGGCCGACTCGATTCCGGGATTCGGCGTCCTCATGGTGCTGAGTGCGCTCGCCAGCGTCGCTCTCGCGCATCGAGTGTTGGGTTGGTCGCTCGAGGGACGCGGCCGCTCGGCGGGAGCGGACGATTGACCTCGTGTCGCCGAGTGTGCTGTTGATAGGTCTGTGCCACACGGTAGGGCGGTGATCTGCCTCAAACTTCAGATATTGTAGTATTGCGTCGGATATGGCTTCAAAAACTGTAGTAAAATCTCGAGCCACCCGACAACGGGCGTCGTCACGGGTGAGAACTCGAGACCTGGTTGCGGTTCGGCACCCGGTCGCGGTTCGCACCGACGCACTAACCGTGCGCTCGCGTCTCGAACCCTGTGCAGCGCTCACACACGGTGTCGGCCCACACCTGCAGAACAGTAGGTTTATCAATCGCAGAGCGGAACCCCTAGTACAATTACTCACCGTCTTATGGCAGGAAATGGACAACCGGAGGTGAACATCGGACTCGTCGGCCACGTCGATCACGGCAAGACGACGCTGGTGCAGGCCCTGAGCGGCTCGTGGACTGACCAGCACTCAGAGGAGATGAAACGCGGTATCTCCATCAGGCTCGGCTACGCGGACGCGACGTTCCGTCGCTGTCCCGGGGTCGACGAACCCGAGTGTTTCACCGTCGAAGAGGAGTGTCCGGACGGCTCAGAGAGCGAGCCCGTCCGAACCGTGTCGTTCGTCGACGCCCCGGGTCACGAGACCCTGATGGCGACGATGCTCTCGGGAGCATCGCTGATGGACGGAGCCGTGCTGGTCGTTTCAGCATCCGAGCCCGTCCCGCAGCCACAGACTGAAGAACACCTGATGGCGCTCGATATCATCGGTATCGAGAACATCGTTATCGCCCAGAACAAAGTCGACCTGGTCGACGCCGACCGGGCCCGCGAGAACTATCAGCAGATCACGGAGTTCGTCGAGGGCACCGTCGCCGAGGACGCACCCATCGTCCCCATCTCCGCCGGCCAGGAGGTCAACATCGACTACCTGATCGGCGCGATCGAATCGGAGATCCCGACGCCGGATCGCAATCCCGACGACGATCCCCGGATGCACGTCGCCCGCAGTTTCGACATCAACAAGCCGGGGACGACCCACGACAACCTCGCCGGGGGCGTCCTCGGCGGCAGCCTCGTCAAAGGCGAACTCGCCGCCGACGACGAAATCGAGATCCGTCCGGGTCGCCAGGTCGAAGAGGGTGGCCAGACGGAGTACGTGCCGATCCAGACGTCGGTTCGATCGCTCCAGGCGGGGAGCCAGTCCGTCGATACCGCCACGCCCGGCGGACTGCTCGGGGTCGGCACCGGCCTCGATCCCTCGTTGACGAAGGGTGACGCCCTCGCCGGCCGCATCGCCGGCCCGCCGGGGACGCTCCCGCCGACGTGGGAGCAGTTCACCATGGACGTCGACTTGCTCGAGCGCGTCGTCGGCTCCGACGAGAGCGAGACCATCGACGACATCAGCACGGGCGAGCCGCTGATGATGACCGTCGGCACCTCGACGACCGTCGGTGCGGTCACCAGTGCTCGAGAGGGCGAGTGCGAGGTGTCGCTGCAGCGGCCGGTGTGTGCCGAACCCGGCGCGAAGATCGCCATCAACCGTCGAATCGGGGCTCGCTGGCGACTGATCGGCCTCGGTACGCTGCAGGAATAAGGGAGGACATCGATGACCACGCAGGTTGCACTCGATACGAGCGCGCTGATGATGCCGGTGGAACTCGACGTCCGCCTGTTCGACGAACTCGATCGGGTAGCTGGGTCGTACGAGCCGACGACGCCCCAGCCCGTCCTCGAGGAACTGCGTCGCCTCTCGGAGAAGGGCGGCGAGGAGGGAACGGCGGCGAACGTCGGCCACGACCTCGCAACCGAGCGCTGTCTCGTGGTGGACACGGAAGCATCGTACGCGGACGACGCGCTGGTCGAACTCGCCCGGGAGGGCGTCGTCGACTACGTCGTCACGAACGACCTCGCGCTACGCGACCGGGTGCTCGAGACGAACATACCGGTAATTGCATTACGCGGGAGAAACAAGTTGGCAATCACTCAACCATAGATGTACAAACGGGTCAAACTAAAGGATACGGTAGAAGTGCCCCCCGAGGAACTCGGCGACGTCTCGCCAGACCTCGTGAAGCGACTGCTCCAGGACAAACTCGAAGGCCGGATGGACGAGGAGGTCGGCAGCGTCGTCTCCATCACCACTGTTCACGACATCGGTGAGGGAACGGTGTTGCCGAACCGCCCCGGCGTCTACTACGAGGCGGAGTTCAATGCGGTGACGTTCGATCCGCAGATGCAGGAAGTCGTCGACGGAACGATCGTCGAGGTCGTCGAGTTCGGTGCCTTCGTTGGCATCGGCCCCGTCGACGGCCTGCTCCACGTCTCCCAGATCTCCGACGAGTATCTGGCGTTCGATCGGGAGAACCAGCGACTGGCCTCGAGTGAGTCCGACCGCGCGATCGGCGTCGAAGACGCCGTCCGGGCGCGCATCGTGACGAAAAGTATCGACGAACGCAACCCGCGCGATTCGAAGATCGGTCTGACGGCCAAACAGCCCGGACTGGGCAAACACGGCTGGCTGGCCGAGGAGTTCGAAAAGCGCGAAGAAGCCACCGCAGGTGAGTGACCATGGCATCGAATCGACTCGTCTGCCGGGAGTGTCACCTCGTTAACCCGGCAGATGCCGAAACCTGTAACTCCTGTGCGTCGTCGTCGCTCACCGAAGACTGGGCGGGCTACGTCGTC of the Natronosalvus vescus genome contains:
- the larE gene encoding ATP-dependent sacrificial sulfur transferase LarE; its protein translation is MTTIEDKREAALADLATHDGVLVAFSGGVDSSTVAALAHDALGENAVACTAKSETLPAAELEDARRVAEEIGIRHEIVEFSELDSDAFIANDDERCYHCRTMRLGKMLERARELGIETVCDGTNADDPVAGHRPGLRAVEELEVHSPLLTHDFSKDEVREVADQYGLSVADKPSMACLSSRIPTGLAVTEDRLSRIERAEALVHQWGFEQFRVRDHDGLARIEIAPEELEAALDPSFVESIRDPLTDLGFDHVTLDLHGYRTGSVSPAGEDSSVEAGETAVEGTGEPLVEDVFTAEYPRADH
- a CDS encoding PQQ-binding-like beta-propeller repeat protein, with the protein product MNRSSRRRFLHRTGLTIAAGSVLAASGGGATAVASSARADSHDWPSLGGNPGNNPLVPTDPHPGETADVAWSYEHGEPGGYSTDTGALAVAGGTVLLTTEDGEVHAVDTADGSLEWRTDPIGATGTPAVIGDFVYVGGERLSKIDADTGQICCQTRLGYDEEIPSPTVADGIVFVVGDGVLYAIEASENAERWRFDPPGDPLYEQPVAVGDGAVIATSESRAFALELEDGTERWVDDASVGESDDVVFAGTNDRQTVFPVATDDLVAIGSVDREQSGMWPIGYTTLYDLETGEKRVVGESPSWDSGAITDERFYGLDSHNLRGYDQGTGEETWSTEVSTYHVSSVVVTEETVYAGLLIDGEAYAPEDQPEPEVGVYAFDAETGDVEWTVSTDGVPALALVDGTLYAASTRDVVAIRDESETDAGGDDSDDADDTDDEHESDEHSSDDTDTDSDSDSNDADGDDDTDTGTDDATDDDQTTTSTDDPASEGTASAGEETDDPTPGFTTGAGIAGGALTLEWLRRRVSGDEPE
- a CDS encoding cupredoxin domain-containing protein; this encodes MNSTDRLSRRRTLQLTGLAGTALLAGCQAPVQQTEPEADDAEGDEPVGWENVEEIVLEGHFDHWIGVEPPEIADEENPTLVLYAGREYELTWENGDGDFHNLVIWDEDDNALEETDYTDEEGATETLTFEASEEMVRFVCAPHVPTMDGAIEVRTE
- a CDS encoding ATP-dependent DNA helicase; protein product: MSDVGEYLRFFPYEEPYANQREAMDRIYNTLVRGQNVLFEGACGTGKTLSALVPALEVAREQGKTVVITTNVHQQMRQFIAEARAITREESIRAVVFKGKASMCHIDVGYEECQALRDNTRALVDTESDYAQLERRQRELLEASQGGSAAAADARSAVMDELESLEERIDDLEEANVCDHYRNNLLDTEATDDFFEWLFEDVRTPDEIYEYADQRELCGYELLKEGLEGVDLVVCNYHHLLDPMIREQFFRWLGRDPEDVIAVFDEAHNVEDAARDHASRACSERTFDSALDELAEASDPRADDAANVFEAFRDALVETYEDSFGFGERERIGENWEDVPISNEDRRDDLTLEFLQRYAGQGIGPDLEAAMQLGQQLDEEYEEAYREGETATRTECQTLQAGAFVNAWMNEGGDQGLYPVVSVRRDSGTDEIYGRAELYSCLPRHVTGQLFEEVSGTVLMSATLQPFEVTENVLGLEECVTMAYGLQFPPERRRTYAVETPALFASARDDPEVQAAVADGIHDAVRMTPGNTLAFFPNYGEAARYAECLEGRTEASVYLDEPGVGAEELRQQFVADDHAVCFTSLWGTLAEGVSFDGHDAHTVLVVGVPYPHLDDRAEAVQEAYDTAFDGTETGWRYAVEIPTVRKTRQALGRVIRSPEDVGVRILLDRRYSRRAKSDLGKYSVNGTFPHEEREELIDIDPEKLKFAMLNFYADHDRYEGEPPAP
- a CDS encoding TIGR00341 family protein yields the protein MRLVQITIPTGKRDTVRRLLEDEGLEYTMTDETSRREFEAVAYVPLPQPAVEPVMDKLRALGMSDDAITVVVEASTVVSERFEELAERYAEENDEDRIGREELRSSAADLMPTTRNYLILTIVSAVVATAGLLLNSAAVVVGSMVIAPLVGPALSASVGTVIDDHGLRVRGVTLQALGIGCAIASAAIFAGFVQMANLVPPGIEILDIDQIRERLAPDFLALAIALGAGVAGAVSLSTGVSAAIVGVMIAVALIPPAAVVGIALAWGDTTLALGSGVFVLVNVLSINMAALAVLWYQGYRPETWFRTSTARVETLTRIGVLAVVILVLSVFLAGVTFASYEGALAEEEIRGEAAAVIDEHQGLVLMDVTVEQSDHPLRGTPETVVLTVGKAESVDSPPIAHELQERLESEPRVEVHFVEVQVRE